A genomic stretch from Mycobacterium cookii includes:
- a CDS encoding heme-binding protein: protein MSLSEFLPRRVVTGVIGAGVISGALLAGTAGQAAADPPTRPPNCSAADVAGVAASVATTLSAYLFTHPDVNGFYTGLEDQPKDQIGTDVQNYFGANPQEQADLENIRQPMADIRERCHWTPLLGQATP from the coding sequence GTGTCCCTGTCAGAATTCCTGCCGCGTCGAGTGGTCACGGGAGTGATCGGCGCCGGGGTGATCTCCGGCGCTCTGTTGGCCGGCACCGCCGGCCAAGCCGCGGCCGATCCGCCGACCCGGCCGCCCAACTGCTCAGCTGCCGACGTCGCCGGTGTGGCGGCCAGCGTTGCCACCACGCTCTCGGCCTACCTGTTCACCCACCCCGACGTGAACGGGTTCTACACCGGTCTTGAGGATCAGCCCAAAGACCAGATCGGCACCGATGTGCAGAACTACTTCGGCGCCAACCCGCAAGAGCAAGCCGACCTCGAGAACATTCGTCAGCCGATGGCCGACATCAGGGAGCGTTGCCACTGGACACCGTTGCTCGGACAGGCCACCCCGTGA
- a CDS encoding sigma-70 family RNA polymerase sigma factor: MPAPEEFIEQAAPFRGELIAHCYRMLGSVHDAEDLVQETYLRGWRGYSAFEERAALRTWLYRIATTACLRALENRAHRVLPAGLGAGSDDPDADLDAHHGNHHWLEPLPDTLSPEAAVSTRHSVRLAVATALQELPARQRAVLILRDVVQFNAAEVAELLETTPAAVNSALQRARARLAEVAPNEEDAAEPGDADLRELVDRYCAAFENADLAALTALLQDDVRLEMPPLPVWFTGRDAVTRFLARRAFADPGDMVLVPTAANGQPAVAEYRRAADGVMRAHSIHVLDAGPTGIAHMVVFLDPTLFAVFGLPPRR; this comes from the coding sequence GTGCCGGCCCCGGAGGAATTCATCGAGCAGGCAGCGCCGTTTCGCGGCGAGTTGATCGCGCACTGCTACCGCATGCTCGGCTCGGTGCACGATGCCGAGGATCTCGTGCAGGAGACCTATCTGCGCGGCTGGCGGGGCTATTCGGCGTTCGAGGAACGCGCCGCGTTGCGAACGTGGCTGTATCGGATCGCCACCACCGCGTGCCTTCGCGCACTGGAGAACCGGGCCCACCGGGTGCTGCCCGCCGGGCTGGGTGCCGGTTCCGACGATCCGGACGCCGACCTCGACGCACACCACGGGAACCATCACTGGCTCGAGCCGCTGCCGGACACGTTGTCACCGGAGGCCGCCGTCAGCACGCGCCACAGCGTGCGGCTCGCGGTGGCCACCGCGCTGCAGGAACTTCCGGCGCGTCAACGCGCGGTGCTGATCCTGCGCGACGTCGTGCAGTTCAACGCGGCCGAGGTCGCGGAGTTGCTCGAAACCACTCCCGCTGCGGTCAACAGCGCGCTCCAGCGAGCGCGAGCGCGCCTCGCCGAGGTGGCACCGAATGAAGAGGACGCGGCCGAACCCGGTGACGCGGATCTGCGCGAGTTGGTCGACCGCTATTGCGCGGCCTTCGAGAACGCCGACCTCGCGGCGCTCACCGCGCTGCTACAAGACGACGTGCGACTCGAGATGCCGCCGCTGCCGGTGTGGTTCACCGGACGCGACGCGGTCACCCGCTTCCTCGCCCGCCGCGCTTTCGCCGATCCCGGCGACATGGTGCTCGTCCCGACCGCGGCCAACGGGCAGCCGGCTGTCGCGGAATACCGTCGCGCCGCCGACGGCGTCATGCGGGCGCACTCGATCCACGTCCTCGATGCCGGCCCGACGGGAATCGCCCACATGGTCGTCTTTCTTGATCCGACGCTGTTTGCCGTCTTCGGTCTGCCGCCACGCCGATGA